From Diaminobutyricibacter sp. McL0608, one genomic window encodes:
- a CDS encoding MFS transporter, giving the protein MLALGVVAQASSTVFVSTPAFLIPLLHTERGLSLAEAGLLASTPTLGMVTTLIAWGALSDRIGERWVIASGLAVTALAAIGAMFASGYIGLGFFLLIGGMASASPNAASGRVVVGWFPRERRGLAMGIRQMCQPLGVAIAAVSIPILASTFGIPAALVVPAVLTGVSAVLCAIWIVDPPRPERSASNEVDAHPQAGWNPYRSTSLLWRIHGVSILLVVPQFAVSTFGLVWLVTELGFPALGAGLVIGASQFVGAVGRIGVGVLSDRVGSRLAPLRWVAVSAVAVMLLMAVGATLGATWAAVILVVAAVVTVADNGLAYTSVAEIAGPFWSGRALGAQNTGQFLAASIVGPAVGGLITLIGFPLAFASVALCPLAAIPLVPRDRELAVVPQ; this is encoded by the coding sequence ATGCTCGCCCTCGGTGTCGTCGCCCAGGCGAGCTCGACGGTCTTCGTGAGCACTCCGGCCTTCCTCATCCCGCTCCTCCACACCGAACGCGGGCTGAGCCTCGCGGAGGCGGGCCTGCTGGCGTCGACGCCCACACTCGGAATGGTCACGACCCTGATCGCCTGGGGTGCGCTCAGCGATCGCATCGGCGAACGGTGGGTGATCGCATCCGGCCTCGCCGTGACGGCGCTGGCGGCGATCGGCGCGATGTTCGCGAGCGGCTACATCGGTCTCGGGTTCTTCCTGCTGATCGGTGGGATGGCGTCGGCCAGTCCCAATGCGGCGAGCGGACGCGTCGTGGTCGGCTGGTTCCCGCGCGAGCGCCGGGGCCTCGCGATGGGCATCCGCCAGATGTGCCAGCCGCTCGGGGTTGCGATAGCGGCGGTGAGCATCCCGATCCTGGCATCCACCTTCGGCATTCCCGCTGCGCTGGTGGTTCCCGCTGTGCTGACCGGCGTCTCCGCCGTTCTCTGCGCGATCTGGATCGTCGATCCGCCGCGGCCGGAACGTAGTGCGAGCAACGAGGTCGATGCGCATCCGCAGGCGGGATGGAATCCGTACCGTTCGACGTCACTGCTGTGGCGCATCCACGGGGTGTCGATCCTCCTCGTCGTGCCGCAGTTCGCGGTCTCGACCTTCGGCCTGGTGTGGCTCGTAACCGAACTCGGCTTCCCGGCTCTCGGGGCCGGGCTGGTGATCGGAGCGAGCCAGTTCGTCGGCGCCGTCGGGCGGATCGGGGTCGGGGTGCTCAGCGACCGCGTCGGCAGTCGGCTAGCGCCCCTGCGCTGGGTCGCTGTCTCGGCCGTCGCGGTGATGCTGCTGATGGCCGTCGGTGCCACTCTCGGAGCAACCTGGGCCGCGGTCATCCTGGTCGTGGCGGCCGTGGTGACGGTCGCGGACAACGGTCTCGCCTACACTTCGGTGGCCGAGATCGCTGGTCCCTTCTGGTCGGGACGCGCGCTCGGCGCCCAGAACACGGGGCAGTTCCTCGCGGCCTCCATCGTGGGCCCCGCGGTCGGCGGCCTGATCACACTCATCGGGTTCCCCCTCGCCTTCGCGTCGGTGGCGCTCTGCCCGCTCGCGGCCATCCCGCTGGTCCCGCGCGACCGGGAGCTCGCCGTCGTGCCGCAATAG
- the map gene encoding type I methionyl aminopeptidase, whose product MIELRTPAEIEAMKPAGRFVAEVLRTTSAAAKVGVNLLELDRIAHDLIRKAGAVSSYIDYHPSFGASPFGKVICTSVNDAVLHGLPHDYRLRDGDLLSLDFAAAVDGWVADSAVSLVVGSARADDLRLIDTTRRALDAAIAAAHPGNKIGDISAAIAAVAHAEGYSINTDFGGHGVGRTMHGDPHVPNDGRAGRGYPLRPGLVIAIEPWFLETTDKIVTDADGWTLRSADGSRGAHSEHTIAITDDVPIVLTARD is encoded by the coding sequence ATGATCGAGTTGAGGACGCCCGCGGAGATCGAGGCAATGAAGCCGGCAGGCAGGTTCGTCGCGGAGGTGCTGCGCACCACGAGCGCGGCAGCCAAGGTCGGGGTCAACCTGCTGGAGCTTGACAGGATCGCGCACGACCTCATCCGCAAAGCCGGTGCCGTCTCCAGCTACATCGACTACCACCCCTCGTTCGGCGCCAGCCCGTTCGGCAAAGTGATCTGCACCTCGGTCAACGACGCCGTGCTCCACGGCCTCCCCCACGATTACCGCCTGCGCGACGGCGACCTGCTCTCGCTCGACTTCGCCGCGGCCGTCGACGGCTGGGTGGCCGACTCGGCGGTCAGCCTCGTGGTCGGCTCGGCTCGTGCAGACGACCTCCGGCTCATCGACACCACCCGGCGCGCTCTCGACGCAGCGATCGCCGCCGCGCATCCGGGCAACAAGATCGGCGACATCTCCGCGGCGATCGCCGCGGTCGCGCACGCGGAGGGCTACTCGATCAACACCGACTTCGGCGGCCACGGCGTCGGCCGCACCATGCACGGTGATCCTCATGTGCCCAACGACGGCCGGGCCGGGCGCGGCTACCCGCTGCGACCGGGACTGGTGATCGCCATCGAACCCTGGTTCCTCGAGACGACGGACAAGATCGTGACGGATGCGGACGGCTGGACCCTCAGAAGCGCCGACGGCTCGCGAGGGGCCCACTCCGAGCACACCATCGCGATCACGGACGACGTCCCCATCGTCCTCACCGCCCGCGACTGA
- the rimM gene encoding ribosome maturation factor RimM (Essential for efficient processing of 16S rRNA): MSADKPAQTQLRVGRLTKAHGLKGALKLELYTDTPEQRFTPGAVFTLQVPTGSKWHGKTLELTELRWYNGHAVGFFKGVDDRSEAETLVKAILWVNQDPAELPEEEDAWYDHQLVGLAAVRDGVKVGLVARVDHLPAQDLLAIKTDAGEVLVPFVKAIVPSVDLAAGTVILTPPTGLFEELPDDDDESPDDAEPETAE; this comes from the coding sequence GTGTCGGCCGACAAGCCTGCCCAGACTCAACTTCGGGTCGGTCGTCTGACGAAGGCGCATGGGCTGAAGGGCGCCCTCAAACTCGAGTTGTATACGGACACTCCCGAGCAGCGGTTCACGCCCGGCGCGGTGTTCACACTGCAGGTCCCGACCGGCTCCAAGTGGCACGGCAAGACCCTCGAACTGACGGAACTCCGCTGGTACAACGGTCACGCGGTCGGCTTCTTCAAGGGCGTCGACGATCGCAGCGAAGCCGAGACTCTCGTCAAGGCGATTCTCTGGGTCAATCAGGACCCGGCGGAGCTCCCTGAAGAGGAGGACGCCTGGTACGACCACCAGCTGGTCGGTCTCGCCGCGGTGCGCGACGGCGTGAAGGTCGGGCTCGTGGCCCGGGTCGACCACCTGCCTGCCCAGGACCTGCTCGCGATCAAGACGGATGCGGGCGAGGTGCTGGTCCCGTTCGTCAAAGCGATCGTGCCTTCGGTCGATCTGGCAGCGGGAACCGTCATCCTCACGCCGCCGACGGGGTTGTTCGAAGAACTGCCCGATGACGATGACGAGTCCCCTGACGACGCGGAGCCCGAAACGGCCGAGTAG
- a CDS encoding GntR family transcriptional regulator, with amino-acid sequence MPEQTHVYELLRSEILDLERTPGARLTERGLETELGASRTPLRAALMRLEGDGLVERVGRAWQVSPIDLGEIAQLSELRDALETAAVRLSCERAPAEAITSLGRRLGAFDIAAPSDEGVRAGTHFHVELARLSGNHFFADSVASAMTRLERTRWLEVRTEDARRTAWQEHREIVDLVAARDADGAADRIHHHIVATHQRLLASLDADTRILRARGLAVVR; translated from the coding sequence ATGCCCGAGCAGACTCACGTGTACGAGCTCCTGCGCTCCGAGATCCTCGACCTCGAGCGCACGCCGGGCGCCCGCCTCACCGAGCGCGGCCTCGAAACGGAGCTCGGCGCATCCCGCACCCCGCTCCGTGCCGCGTTGATGCGACTCGAAGGCGACGGTCTTGTGGAACGCGTCGGGCGTGCCTGGCAGGTCTCGCCGATCGACCTCGGCGAGATCGCCCAGCTCAGCGAACTGAGGGATGCGCTCGAGACCGCCGCGGTGCGCCTCAGCTGCGAACGAGCACCCGCAGAAGCGATCACGTCGCTGGGGCGCAGACTCGGGGCCTTCGACATCGCCGCCCCGAGCGACGAGGGTGTGCGAGCGGGAACGCATTTCCACGTCGAACTCGCAAGGCTGTCCGGCAACCACTTCTTCGCCGACAGCGTCGCGTCGGCCATGACCCGCCTTGAACGCACCAGGTGGCTGGAAGTCCGCACCGAGGACGCACGCCGCACGGCCTGGCAGGAGCATCGCGAGATCGTCGACCTCGTCGCCGCGCGGGATGCGGATGGGGCGGCGGACCGCATCCACCACCACATCGTCGCGACGCACCAGCGCCTGCTCGCGTCACTCGACGCGGACACCCGCATCCTGCGCGCTCGCGGCCTCGCCGTCGTGCGCTGA
- the trmD gene encoding tRNA (guanosine(37)-N1)-methyltransferase TrmD, with product MRIDIVTIFPEFFDVLDISLLGKARQSGIIDLGVHNLRDNAHDRHRTVDDTPYGGGAGMVMKPEPWGEALDGILDTSPGDPVVIFPSPAGDVFTQATARELAGEDHLVFGCGRYEGIDQRVFDETASRARVRLMSLGDYVLNGGEVATMAMIEAIGRLIPGVVGNPESLVQESHEDGLLEYPSYTKPSVWRGREVPLVLLSGNHGAIDAWRREQQLDRTRRVRPDLLD from the coding sequence ATGCGCATCGACATCGTCACGATCTTCCCCGAGTTCTTCGATGTGCTCGACATCTCACTACTCGGCAAGGCCCGGCAGTCGGGGATCATCGACCTGGGTGTCCATAACCTCCGCGACAACGCGCACGACCGGCACCGCACAGTCGACGACACCCCGTACGGCGGCGGCGCCGGCATGGTCATGAAGCCGGAGCCGTGGGGTGAAGCGCTCGACGGCATCCTCGACACGAGCCCGGGGGATCCGGTGGTCATCTTCCCGTCGCCGGCGGGTGACGTGTTCACCCAGGCCACCGCTCGCGAACTCGCAGGCGAGGACCATCTGGTCTTCGGATGCGGTCGCTATGAAGGAATCGACCAGCGCGTGTTCGACGAGACCGCCTCCCGCGCCCGCGTTCGGCTGATGAGCCTCGGCGACTACGTGCTGAACGGGGGAGAGGTCGCGACGATGGCGATGATCGAGGCGATCGGTCGCCTCATCCCCGGTGTTGTCGGCAACCCGGAGTCCCTGGTGCAGGAATCACACGAAGATGGACTGCTCGAGTACCCGAGCTACACGAAGCCGTCGGTCTGGCGCGGGCGCGAAGTCCCGCTGGTGCTCCTGAGCGGCAACCACGGAGCGATCGACGCCTGGCGACGTGAGCAGCAGCTCGACCGCACGCGCCGCGTGCGCCCCGATCTTCTCGACTGA